The Peromyscus eremicus chromosome 2, PerEre_H2_v1, whole genome shotgun sequence genome includes the window TGTCATCCAGGGTCATGTCAAGGGTTCTGAATCTCTGGGCCAAGCGACTTCGCCTCACCCAGTTAACATGCTGGGAGCCAGAGGTGCCCTCACCTCCCAGCTTTCCTCCCCATGTTTCCTGCTGCTGCAGACAAACAGGCCTCAGTCTCGTGCGTGTGTCTGTAATGAAGACAGCCAGGTCTTGGGAGGCCTGGAGCTGGCAGGCGTCTTCTTGGAGCTGggagtcctgcccagccctggctgctctggggGCTCCTGGGGCCTGTATGCATGTGGTTTTCCTGCTGAGCAGCATGCTCAGGGCCCAGGGGCTAATTGGGAGCAGGTGGCAGACCTGGCAAATGCTGCTGAGCTAGTGGCTGACCGTGGTGTTGGCTGGGTAGGGCTGGTACCCTAAGGATGTGCCTGAAGTCATTGGAATTCACATCAGAAAGTCAGGGAGATGGATGGGCCAGAGGTGGGTACAGTCAGGGTGGGGTGAATGGCTATTAGAGATGTCTCCTTAGTGAGCAGGACAAGGTAGTGTCTGTCAGCTTGTTAAGAGCTTCTTCCTCTGCATAGTAAGTtgaagctaacctgggctacatgagacccgtCTTTAAAAGACCCAAGTCAGTCCTGGAACCTTGCCTAACCAGGGACTGCAGATGTCCCTTCCCACCTCCAGATGCCTGGCTCTGTCTGTCCCCTGCAGACTGAGCTCGGGGACAGAAATGCGTTCTGCCGTCCTGGGCTAGCTGGCTGGCATGCGGCTagctctcctttcctcccctctagCTGTCCTCAGCGCCACCACAGCCTCCTCACTCCATGGCCATGAgagccgcctgcctcttcctgctcttcctgcctggTAAGCAGCTGCTGGAGTGGGGCTCCCGTGTGTGACTTACCTCATGGCCAGAACTCCGCTGCCCAGCTCCTAGCCCTGCTTCAGCTCTGCACCACCCAGGGCAGGAGCCTGAAGGCAGGGAGTCCAGGCCCTGGGCTAGATCTGTGTAGGTCTCTGCCGTTCTGTGCAGTCTTGGCCTTTGAGGGGTACCAGTGGGGACTGCAAAGGTCCTCCCAGACCTAGGAGTCACTCGTCCACTCACCGAGCATGTCTAGGCCACATCTAAGGTAAGCTAAGTGCTGGAAGAGACAGCTGTGAATTAGGCAGACACATGTGGCCAGGCTGGGGAAGAGGCAAATCCTGGACAAGCAGACCTGGTAAATTTTAGATTGTGTTGAGTGCTATGATAGAAATACACAGCAGGGCAGGTGCGCCAGGGATGGCCCCAGCAGAGCTGACGTGTTAGCTGAGACCTGGAGAAGGCCTGGGGAGAGTCCTGTGGAAAGGCTTCCAGGAAGGCAGGAGCGAGAGAATTCCTGGAGCAGCCAGCAGCCACCCAGGGCAGAAGGCCTAGGCCAGGGCAGGGGCAGGAAACTGACTCAGGACCCAGTTTGGGTTTTGTTGAGTCTGGGCCTGGTTGTAGGTCCCTGGCTTAGGAATGccacctgtttctctctgtccttcctctgtgGGGTGCCCACACGTGACTCCTCCCCTCAGCAGGCCTGCTGGCTCAGGGCCAATATGACCTGGATCCTCTTCCCCCATTCCCGGACCATGTCCAGTACAACCACTACGGCGACCAGATTGGTAAGACAGCCCTCCAGTGGCCCAGTGCTGCCCAGCCCATATTCATTGATCAGCCAGGCACCCATTTCGGTGGGGCGGTAGGGATCCCAGGGGCAGGTCCCTGGTTCATTTGTGACCTCTTTGCCCCACTCTCCTGGGACCTGGGGCTAGCCTGACCCAActcattctgtttccttttcactTTCAGACAATGTAGACAACTACTATGACTACCAAGGTAAAAGTCTGGGGTAGGATGGGCGGGGCCAGCAACCTGGTAGGGACCTGTGGGGAAAGTGAGCGCATGCCTTGTCACCCACCCCCTGCCGCAGAAGGGAGTCCTCGACCTCCTGAGGAACAGTTCCAGTCCCAGCAACAAGTCCCACAGGAAGtcatcccagcccccaccccaggtAATGCTGTCTCCTTGGCCCAGCTCCTTGTGTGTCCAGGATGGGAGTCTGGGTAGGCCCTGAGACAGGTGCCCCTTGCCCCAAATACCTCCCGGTGACCCCTGGCTGTCTTCCCACACCAGAACCGCCAGCTGCAGGGGACCTGGAGACTGAGCCCACGGAGCCCGGGCCTCTTGGTAAGAGCCTCCTGAAAGCTGGAGAAGGCAGGCACGGCTTCAGAGAACCGTTTGGTGGGATTTGCAGGGGTTGGCAATGGTGGGATGCTAGGTGAGGGAGCTGACAGACATGTGCCTGGGCAGCTGTGGGATATCCCACCCTGCAGCCCCACCAGCATCTGGCCAGAGTCTAGGGAGGAGCCAGCACTGTGCTGGGGCTACAGCCTGGACTGGGTGGTGCCCATGGCCAGGCGAAGAGGAGCCAGCAAGTCCAGCTCGGCTGAGTCCTACCTAGCTGAGAGCcggagaggaggggcctggagaAGCCCAGCCTGTGTGTTGAGTTACATAGGGAGTTATAGAGCAGCTTGTGAGCTAGTGTGCTGTCACGGTGACCAAGTGGGGTAGCTGTGAATTTGTGTTCCAATTTATGTTTCCAAATGGGGTGGggttgtgattttgtgtgtggtgtaaaGTTGGGCAGTCCTGTGCTACCTGGGTGCTGGGTTTGTGTGGGTACCTGGGCAGAGCCTGAGGGTGCTTAGGGGCCTGCCACTTGAGCCCTGAGCCTCCAGTCTGACCCCACCTGTCCCTAGACTGCCGCGAGGAACAGTACCCATGCACCCGCCTCTACTCTATCCACAAGCCTTGTAAGCAGTGTCTCAATGAGGTCTGCTTCTACAGGTGAGGCTCTGAGGGAGGGACTCTGGGGGGCTCCCACCAGGGAAGGTGTGAGTTTGGGACAGGCACTGAAGAGGGTGGGCCTGGGCCTGGACTCCTGGGCTCTCCCAATGGGAGTAGGCGAGGGTGTGGCTGACAGCATCCCTGGCTCATCCCCCTAGCCTTCGCCGGGTGTATGTCGTCAACAAGGAAATATGTGTCCGCACAGTCTGTGCCCATGAGGAACTCCTCCGAGGTAGGAAAACTTCCATCCTTTGTCCTGGCAGCATCCACCCCCCACTGTTTTACCTGGCCATGTCCCACCTGCAAGGGTTAGCATGGAATACGTGTCCAGGCCCACTTGTAGGATGCCACAagccccctccctccatcctcactAGCATGGGCTGGGGGTTCCCACCTGacttcccctccctccaacaGCTGACCTGTGCCGGGACAAGTTCTCCAAGTGTGGCGTGATGGCTGTCAGTGGCCTGTGCCAATCTGTGGCTGCCTCCTGTGCCAGGAGCTGTGGGGGCTGCTAGGGTGGAGCTGGTGTGGGATCCGAGCCCCAGACCCAGCTCGGATCCACCTCAGGCCCCGCCTGAACTGGTGCTTTCTCCCATCCTGCCCTCCCTTTCATCCTGCTGCCCTGGGAAGTGTGGTCATAGCTGCCTTGGACCCCTCCCCAGCCtgtggccagccagtctccaccCCCTAGATGGGGTTTATCCAAGGCCTCCTTTTGGGGTCTGGGGCTCTCAATGTGCCTTCTCAGTGCCTTGGGGGCATCCCTCCCTCTTTAGTCTCCTCAGGTAGGCTGTGCCCCTTACCTAGCTGGTCTACTTGGATTTCCTATGCCCCCAGGCATGGACCACCTTTgttttatacaaaataataaagtttttacAAAAGACCCAGAGTCACTTTTGGGGCTGGGGACAACTTAAGTGCCACCAATATTGCTGGTTCCCAACAAAGGCTACTCAGCTCCTCAGGCGTGTCAGATGGCTCTACTTCTGTATTCCGTCCACCTCTACCTACTCCAGCCCTAGCTTCATCTGTGACCCACCCAGAGGAAGGGACCCTGACACTCCCTCCCAAGATGCAACTCTTCGTGTGCATGCGACACAGACAGGTCATTTGCATGGAGAGCTGTGCAATGCTCCCCACACTGTCCTGGTTAGTTCTCCTGACAGGTCTAAtagcacacacacaatcactgtCCTCAAATGACAGTGCTCAGTGACCACCCGGAGGCCCACAGCAGTGGGTGCCGAGAGCAGGcctggctgtgggaccttgagAGAAGGGAATGTGTAAAGCTGTCCTGGAGCTGCTGCGTGCTCCGTGAGCCTTACCGTCACACACGATATGTGTTCCCACTtcacacaggagcacacacagaCTGCCACATGAAGCGTCCCCCAGCATTGCTCCACAGAGCCAAGGCAACACTGTCCACTCCCGGCCCTGCCCTGTCACCTAGATGTCTATGAGCCCTGGCACTATCCAGAGAGGGACCTGAGTTTGTGTGGTGGGCACAGCACCATCTGCTAGCAGCTAGATGGAGAGGGAGGTCCACCGTGCCCTGGGAGGTTGCTGAGCTCAGCTAACAAGCCTGTGCCCCACTCTTCCGAGCAACCCGGGTAGAGGAAGAAAGTGTGTACAGACGAGTCTAGAAAACAGGTCATGTTACAAAAATCACAACAGTTCTTCACAGTTAACAGTATAAAAAACAGTACAAAAATACAAGGGCTCTAAGCTCACTAAGGAGCTTCCCGACACCAGGAGCCAAGGGAGAGCTCCCTGGCATTCCTTCCTGGGGAAGCTCTGCTCCGTTGCTGGTGGAAACAGGCgctctccctgacctctggctggCTCAGCCTCGAAGAAGAGCCTTGGCCGTCAGAGGATCTTCTAGGAGAGGGGCCTGGAGCGTTACAGGTGATGCAGCAACTTTGAGAAGCCACATGGGTGTGACCACAGCCACAGTACCACCCTCATCTGTCACCCCAGCTCCCTCCGACCACACTCTGATGCCCAGGCCCAGTCTATGTTACTAAGGGCCCCCTCTCCGGCTCAGGCGTCTGTGCTCAGGATGCTGGCCAGAAGGGACTCACTGCTCTGGGGTGCCGGAGGGTGGGGAGACGGGTGCTGAGCTCCTGTGGAGCTCCTTCTGCAGCTGTGCCTTCAGCATGGACACCTGGAGAAGAGAAGGGCCCAGCAGCCCAGGCCACAGCTGACTTCGGAGAACGGGAGCTGATGAGGGGTGGTATGCTACCTgcggcagggcagggcagggcagggcagggcagggcagggcagggcagggcagggcagggcagctgCCTGAGAGTAGGACAGCCTCGCTTCTCACTTGGCCCCTTGCGGCATCCTTATCCCTTCCGAGGCTCAGTCATGTGAAGCAGCTCTGCCTAGCATCACTCCACAGAGCCGTGtcctcccagccctgccctgtCACTGTCTATGAGCCCTGCCTCTATCCAGAGGGGGACCCTGTCCCAAGGAGGGCCAGCGAGAGGCACAGAAGACTTGGCTGGGCCTGACTCtagcagaagtgtgtgtgtgaccaGGCTGGGCCTATCTAAGCAGCTAAGCTCTGCTCTAGGAACAGCCAGAAGGGACATAAGTGATCTCACTGACCAGGAAGAGCCATTTCTTGGGCTCTTACTAGTACTCCGGGGAAAGAGCTCCTTCACTGGGGTCCCAGGTTGCTGGGAAAGCCTTTAGCTGGAGCTGCTAAGGGAGCCGTGGCATGTAGGGAGAGGGTCTGATGGCTTGAGACAGAATGAGCCCTAGGCCAGGAGACACGGAGGCCAGGCAGTATCACCCCACCCATGGCTGGTGCCCCCACTGATCTACTTGACCCTTTTCAAGTTACAGAGGTCATGACCAGTCCTCTCCTCCAGCCCCACACTTCCATCCCAGCTCCATCTTCTCCCAGGGGAGGCCCTTGTACCTGCTCCTCCAGTCCTGACACTCGCTGGCGGTGGGCCCGCTCCCGTGCCTCCAGTGTGCGCTCCGTCTGCACCTGGGCACTGCGCAGGCGCTCGACCTCCTGTTGCAGCTCCAGTCGCTGCTCGTCTGCCTCCAGCTGGACCGGATTGTGGTTCTGCTCCAGGGCCACCACCTGTGCCTGCAGATAGGGGCTGCCAATCAGGGTTCTAACCCGACATGCACACAGTGCAGGGCTTATCCCTTATCTCACTGGCCTGGGCAGTGTATTCCGATCCTGGGTCAGGGTCCAAAGTGAAGCCCACgcagacagacatgcacatacaaaaataCCAACAGTGCTGGCCTACACACTCACAGGAACAAAAGTGAGCATGTTTGGACAGAAGCACACATGGGCACAAAGGCACAGTAACCGAACATCTGCATGTGTGAAAACATTTACGGGGACTCAGGCCACATGAGGTTCATGCTGTACCCGTGAGCAAGCTCCCATAGACCCTCAGGCTTCCATAGATCCACAGCACACAGGAATCACAGGCTTGAATACCAATGAGTCTCAATGTTTCTCTCCACCATGGGGAGAGCCCTGCTCTAGAGTCCAACGAGGACACCCTCCCAAAGGCTCTGGGCTCCTGTGCTGGCTCAGCCATAGGCACCCCCAGGACTTCGTGGGCTCAGTATGGGAATGGCATTGGGGACTAGGCCGGGGGGAAGGGTAGAGCTGACCTCCAACTGCTGGATCTGCTGTTGGGCCTCAGCCAGGTCCAGCTCTGCCCCTGTGAGTGTGCGGTCCAGGCGGCCCTTCTCTGCATTCAACCTAAGTGTGTCCTCGTGGCTTCGAAGCTTCTCCCGCTCCACCTGGGTAGATATGGAGGTGTTGGAGGGGGGGCTCACAGGAGCCTCTGCAGGATAATCTGACATCAGCAGGGGCAGTACACTGAAGAGACGCAGGAAACCTAGGGAGGCCCCCCGCAAGCAGGTCACCTTATCCAGCGTCTTCCTGAGTGCCACACGGTCCTTGTCGAGCCGCAGCGCGGACCGTTCCACCTCACGTTTCTCAGCTTCCAGCTGGGCCAGGGCTCGTTGCAGACTGCCCAGGCGCTCCTGCAGCAGCCGCCGCTCTTCCTGTAGTTTCTGGACAGAGCGCAGAGCTGTGGCCTCGCCTTCTTGCCGCTGCCTCAGCATCTGCAGGACAAGCCAGCAGTCCCTCATCCCACTGCACCTCAGGATGCCCATCTGAAACTTGGGGACAAGGTGCTGGCCCACTGTGCCTACTCATATAGTAAGCAACCGCAAGACCCATGTGAGGAAACAGCTGAGGCCACATGGTTCTCTCTGGGGTATAATGGGAGTGTGGGTCAAGGTTTGCAGTGAAGTTGGGATGGGTTCCCCACCCCATGTCAAGGACCACACGGGGCACCCCTATAGATAGAGGCCCTCCAGGCCTcacctgctgcagctgctgcagctggTCTTCAGCATCACCCCGCTGCAGCTCCAGGTTGGCGAGCTCACCCCTCAAAGTCTGCACCTGCTCACCCAGGGAGCTGCTTTGCCTCCGTGCTTCAGACAATGCCTGTCTGGCAGCGTCCAACCgttcctgggagacagaggctgatGGTGCCAAGCCAGCCTGCCAGCCTGAGCAAACGGCTTCCCTTTGGGTGAAACACCTAACTGGTCACCTGCTGCCAGTCCTGTCCACTGACCTGTGCCGATGGCGACAGTCACTCACATCCCAAACTGCACCGAGGTCCCACACTAGCAGGTTTCTCTTCTCACTGGGCAGCACCCCCCCTCTAAGCCTCACGATTGGCTAGCTCTGTTGACCCACTCCTGACTCAAGGCCTATTCTCACTGGCTCCCCAGAATGCCTGACTGTCAGCCCTACTGGCTATCAGCTCCCTCCACACCTGCTCTTATTGGCTAACTCTCTCATTCAACTCTTTCCTGAAAGAAGAGAGATATACACCAGACCCTGGAGCCCTTCCCCCCAGACCTGGAGCACTTGGCGGTCATGTTCACAGGTACTCAAGGTCTTCTGCAGGTGCAGATTCTTGTCCTGGGTGCTGGTGAGGCTGGCACTGCTCTGGGCCAGGGCATCTGTCAGGCTCTGCACCTTGCTCCGCAGGGTCCCCTCACTCTCCTCCACCTTGGCCAGTGCCCCATTCAGCCGTTCCACTGTTAGCTGCAAGGTCCCTGCCTTCACCTCACTGTCTGCCACCTGGCAGGAAGGTAGAGGCTGGTCACGGGCTCCCTTCGTTGGGATCTCCACCAGGGGAGCTAACCCATGCCCCTCTCACCTCTGGGCCTCCTCCATATCCTGTTGGCTTGTTCTCTTACTGCCTTAGCCTACTGTAGTCTGGCCTCACCCCACTGTGAGTTAACCACCCTGTCCAGAGCCCCGTCAACCTAGCCAGGTGACAGGCAAGGACATCGCCACTCGGAGCCTCCACCTGTGCCCCTTCGAAACCTGATGGTGAAGACCTGCCTCACACAATC containing:
- the Mfap2 gene encoding microfibrillar-associated protein 2 isoform X3, whose amino-acid sequence is MTWILFPHSRTMSSTTTTATRLVRQPSSGPRMPCHPPPAAEGSPRPPEEQFQSQQQVPQEVIPAPTPEPPAAGDLETEPTEPGPLDCREEQYPCTRLYSIHKPCKQCLNEVCFYSLRRVYVVNKEICVRTVCAHEELLRADLCRDKFSKCGVMAVSGLCQSVAASCARSCGGC
- the Mfap2 gene encoding microfibrillar-associated protein 2 isoform X2; translated protein: MAMRAACLFLLFLPGLLAQGQYDLDPLPPFPDHVQYNHYGDQIDNVDNYYDYQEGSPRPPEEQFQSQQQVPQEVIPAPTPEPPAAGDLETEPTEPGPLDCREEQYPCTRLYSIHKPCKQCLNEVCFYSLRRVYVVNKEICVRTVCAHEELLRADLCRDKFSKCGVMAVSGLCQSVAASCARSCGGC
- the Mfap2 gene encoding microfibrillar-associated protein 2 isoform X1, encoding MAMRAACLFLLFLPAGLLAQGQYDLDPLPPFPDHVQYNHYGDQIDNVDNYYDYQEGSPRPPEEQFQSQQQVPQEVIPAPTPEPPAAGDLETEPTEPGPLDCREEQYPCTRLYSIHKPCKQCLNEVCFYSLRRVYVVNKEICVRTVCAHEELLRADLCRDKFSKCGVMAVSGLCQSVAASCARSCGGC